In Xylanibacter ruminicola 23, a single genomic region encodes these proteins:
- the rpmF gene encoding 50S ribosomal protein L32, translated as MAHPKRRQSKTRTLKRRTHDKAVAPTLAVCPNCGAYYVYHTVCPTCGYYRGKVAIKIEESVAE; from the coding sequence ATGGCACATCCTAAAAGAAGACAGTCAAAGACTCGTACACTCAAGCGTCGTACTCATGACAAGGCAGTAGCTCCCACACTGGCAGTATGTCCTAACTGTGGTGCATATTATGTTTATCACACTGTATGCCCCACTTGCGGTTACTATCGTGGTAAGGTAGCTATCAAGATCGAGGAAAGCGTAGCTGAGTAA
- a CDS encoding beta-ketoacyl-ACP synthase III — MDRINAIITGVGGYVPDYILNNDELSRMVDTNDEWIMTRVGIKERHILTEEGLGTSYMARKAAKQLMQKTGVDPDSIDAVIVTTSTADYKFPSTASIVLGKLGLKNAFAFDFWGACCGFLYTLDVAATMIQSGRYKKIIVIGADKMSSVVDYKDRQTCPLFGDGAAAVLLEATEEQNIGVMDSYFRTDGKGLPFLHLKAGGSVCPPSHFTVDHRLHYLYQEGRTVFRYAVTNMSNDCAIIAERNGLNKDNIQWVVPHQANMRIIEAVAKRLELPMEQVMVNIERYGNTSAATIPLAIWEYENKLKKGDNLILTAFGAGFVHGASYYKWAYDGSK, encoded by the coding sequence ATGGATAGAATCAATGCGATAATCACTGGTGTAGGCGGTTATGTGCCCGACTATATTCTGAACAACGATGAGTTGTCACGTATGGTCGACACCAACGATGAGTGGATTATGACGCGCGTTGGTATCAAGGAGCGTCACATACTTACGGAGGAAGGTCTCGGCACCAGCTACATGGCGCGTAAGGCTGCCAAGCAGCTGATGCAGAAGACCGGAGTCGATCCCGACTCTATCGATGCCGTCATCGTAACCACCTCAACAGCTGATTATAAGTTCCCTTCCACAGCCTCTATCGTATTAGGCAAACTCGGATTGAAGAATGCATTCGCATTCGATTTCTGGGGTGCTTGCTGTGGATTCCTCTACACACTCGACGTGGCAGCTACGATGATTCAGAGCGGACGCTACAAGAAAATCATCGTAATCGGTGCCGATAAGATGTCGTCGGTTGTTGACTATAAGGATCGTCAGACCTGTCCTCTCTTCGGAGATGGTGCAGCTGCCGTTCTGCTCGAGGCTACCGAGGAACAGAATATCGGTGTGATGGATTCTTATTTCCGCACAGATGGTAAGGGACTTCCATTCCTGCACCTGAAGGCTGGAGGTTCGGTCTGCCCACCGTCGCATTTCACTGTTGATCATCGTCTGCACTACCTCTATCAGGAGGGTCGCACTGTGTTCCGTTATGCAGTGACGAACATGAGTAACGACTGCGCGATCATCGCTGAGCGCAACGGTCTGAACAAGGACAACATCCAGTGGGTGGTTCCTCATCAGGCAAACATGCGTATCATCGAGGCAGTAGCCAAGCGCCTGGAGTTGCCAATGGAGCAGGTGATGGTAAACATCGAACGCTACGGAAACACGAGTGCCGCTACGATACCGCTGGCTATCTGGGAATACGAGAATAAGTTGAAGAAGGGCGACAACCTGATCCTCACCGCCTTTGGTGCTGGATTCGTTCACGGAGCTTCTTATTACAAGTGGGCCTATGATGGCAGCAAGTAA
- the era gene encoding GTPase Era, translating into MHKAGFVNIVGNPNVGKSTLMNQLVGERISIATFKAQTTRHRIMGIVNTPEMQIVFSDTPGVLKPNYKLQESMLAFSESALQDADVLLYVTDVVENPEKNMDFLAKVQKLDMPVLLLINKIDELTGGNAQLAAIVEKWHALLPKAEILPISAKNKFGVDMLLKRIQELLPESPAYFDKDQLTDKPARFFVSEIIREKILLYYDKEIPYSVEVAVERFKEDDKHIHINAIIYVERDSQKGIIIGHQGVALKKVSTEARKSLEKFFAKPIFLEIFVKVDKDWRSSEKELNHFGYNPE; encoded by the coding sequence ATGCATAAAGCAGGATTCGTAAATATTGTTGGAAATCCCAACGTAGGCAAAAGTACGCTCATGAACCAGCTGGTTGGTGAGCGTATTTCTATTGCCACATTTAAGGCCCAGACCACCCGTCATCGTATCATGGGTATCGTGAATACACCCGAGATGCAGATTGTGTTCTCGGATACCCCAGGTGTGCTGAAGCCTAATTACAAATTACAGGAGTCGATGTTGGCGTTCTCTGAGTCGGCCCTCCAGGATGCGGATGTGCTGCTCTACGTGACCGACGTGGTAGAGAACCCCGAAAAGAATATGGACTTCCTTGCAAAGGTGCAGAAACTGGATATGCCGGTATTGCTGCTCATTAACAAGATCGATGAGCTTACTGGTGGTAATGCACAATTGGCAGCCATTGTTGAGAAATGGCATGCCCTGCTGCCAAAGGCAGAGATTCTGCCTATTTCGGCAAAGAATAAGTTCGGTGTGGATATGTTGCTGAAGCGTATCCAGGAGCTCCTGCCCGAGAGCCCCGCTTATTTCGATAAAGATCAGTTAACCGATAAGCCCGCACGATTCTTCGTGTCGGAGATTATCCGCGAAAAGATACTGCTCTACTACGATAAGGAGATACCTTACAGTGTAGAGGTAGCTGTGGAGCGATTCAAAGAGGATGATAAGCACATCCACATCAATGCTATTATTTATGTGGAGCGCGACTCACAGAAGGGTATCATCATCGGTCACCAGGGTGTAGCCCTCAAAAAGGTAAGTACCGAGGCCCGTAAATCGCTCGAAAAGTTCTTCGCCAAGCCTATCTTCCTCGAGATTTTCGTGAAAGTAGATAAGGACTGGCGTTCATCAGAGAAGGAACTCAATCACTTCGGGTACAACCCCGAGTAG
- the der gene encoding ribosome biogenesis GTPase Der, producing the protein MGNLVAIVGRPNVGKSTLFNRLTKTRHAIVSDEAGTTRDRQYGKCEWNGREFSVVDTGGWVVNSDDVFEEEIRKQVIIATEEADLVLFLCDINNGVTGWDMDVAQILRRAKLPVILVANKADDGKDLYDQYEFYKLGLGDPFPISAATGSGTGDLLDKVLEILPEKPKDELEDGIPRFAVVGRPNAGKSSIINAFIGEDRNIVTDIAGTTRDSIYTRYDKFGFDFYLVDTAGIRRKNKVTEDLEFYSVMRSIRAIENSDVCVLMLDATRGIEAQDMNIFQLIQKNNKSLVVVVNKWDLVEDKSQEVIKTFENAIRKRMAPFVDFPIIFASALTKQRIYKVLETAKQVYLNRKAKIGTSKLNEVMLPLIEAFPPPSVKGKYIKIKYVAQVPDTQIPTFVFYANLPQYVKEPYKRFLENKIRENWELTGSPINVFIRQK; encoded by the coding sequence ATGGGAAATTTAGTAGCAATCGTAGGACGCCCTAATGTGGGTAAGTCTACACTGTTCAACCGACTGACAAAAACGCGCCATGCGATTGTCAGCGACGAGGCTGGTACCACTCGCGACCGCCAGTATGGCAAGTGCGAATGGAACGGTCGCGAGTTCTCAGTTGTCGATACCGGCGGCTGGGTCGTCAACAGCGACGATGTATTCGAAGAGGAGATCCGCAAGCAGGTGATTATTGCCACCGAAGAGGCCGATCTCGTACTCTTCCTCTGCGATATTAATAATGGTGTCACTGGATGGGATATGGACGTAGCGCAGATTCTGCGCCGTGCCAAACTGCCCGTTATCCTGGTGGCCAACAAAGCCGACGATGGTAAGGACCTGTACGACCAGTACGAGTTCTATAAGCTTGGTCTTGGCGATCCGTTTCCTATCTCTGCTGCCACTGGTAGCGGTACAGGCGATCTGCTCGACAAGGTGCTCGAGATTTTGCCCGAGAAACCAAAAGACGAGCTCGAGGATGGTATCCCCCGTTTTGCGGTGGTAGGTCGTCCTAATGCCGGTAAGTCGAGCATCATCAACGCCTTTATCGGCGAGGATCGTAACATTGTAACCGATATCGCCGGTACTACCCGCGATAGTATCTACACCCGTTACGATAAGTTCGGTTTCGATTTCTATCTGGTTGATACCGCAGGTATTCGTCGTAAGAATAAGGTAACTGAGGATCTGGAGTTCTATTCGGTAATGCGCTCTATCCGTGCCATCGAGAATAGCGATGTGTGCGTGCTCATGCTCGACGCCACCCGTGGTATCGAGGCTCAGGACATGAACATCTTCCAGCTCATTCAGAAGAATAACAAATCGCTGGTTGTAGTTGTTAACAAGTGGGATTTGGTTGAGGATAAGTCACAGGAGGTCATCAAGACCTTCGAGAATGCCATTCGTAAGCGTATGGCACCGTTTGTCGACTTCCCCATCATCTTCGCTTCGGCACTTACCAAACAGCGTATCTATAAGGTGCTCGAGACTGCCAAGCAGGTTTACCTGAACCGTAAGGCCAAGATTGGTACCTCAAAGCTTAACGAGGTGATGCTGCCTCTTATCGAGGCCTTCCCACCACCATCGGTTAAGGGTAAGTACATTAAGATTAAGTACGTGGCTCAGGTGCCCGACACGCAGATTCCAACCTTCGTGTTCTATGCTAACCTGCCACAGTACGTGAAGGAGCCTTACAAGCGCTTCCTGGAGAATAAGATTCGTGAGAACTGGGAGCTTACAGGTAGTCCCATTAATGTGTTTATCCGCCAGAAGTAA
- a CDS encoding lipoprotein, whose translation MRKLVYLILIVIVVACSTGVSREEQAALAAKGYYTHLVQGEYEQFVEGRFMADSLPADYRSQLIEGYKQFVAQQMEARKGIQEVSVSRAYTDSLAGYTNVLLMLCYGDSTTEEVVVPMVERDGRWMMK comes from the coding sequence ATGCGTAAGCTCGTCTATCTTATATTGATAGTTATAGTAGTAGCCTGTAGCACCGGTGTAAGTCGCGAAGAACAAGCGGCTTTGGCTGCTAAAGGCTACTATACTCATTTAGTTCAGGGTGAGTACGAGCAGTTTGTCGAGGGCCGTTTTATGGCCGATTCGCTGCCTGCCGATTATCGTTCGCAACTGATCGAGGGCTATAAGCAGTTCGTTGCTCAGCAGATGGAAGCCCGAAAAGGTATACAAGAGGTTTCTGTGTCGCGTGCTTATACCGACAGCCTGGCTGGTTATACCAATGTGCTGCTGATGCTTTGCTATGGCGATAGCACCACCGAGGAGGTGGTGGTGCCGATGGTGGAACGCGATGGCCGCTGGATGATGAAGTAA